CAAAAATTATAACAGGAGCTTTTGTTAGATATTTTTCATTTTTCGGTTTGTGGCATATAACAAGATTATCAGGTTGGACTATTGTATCTTCACTTATTTTCCAATCGACAAAAATAGTAGCAGTGCAAAAAGAGCAATCTTTAAATATATTATTTAATTCCCAAGCAATATTGTTTGAAATCTTTTGATGCTTTATTGTTGGAGCAGGTGCCATTGAGTAGGCTATGCCATTTATCAACTCCCATCTATCTTCCCAATTGATATAGTCGTCATAAGTATATCTAGGGTAAATATCTTCTACTCTTAAAGCTCCCATAGGTAATCCTTTATTTTGGAAGTTTAGGAAGATTATACTATAACTCTTTGTAAAAATTCTATGTAAGATAACCTATTTTTGCTATAATCCTCTCAAAGATTGAAGCAGAGTATGCCAAAATAGAGAGTATATATGAAACCAAGATTTACACATTTACATTTACATACAGAGTATTCACTGCTTGATGGTGCCAATAAAATTTCTAAACTTGCCGGACGGCTTAAAGAGCTTGGTATGGATTCGGTTGCTATAACCGATCACGGCAATATGTTTGGAGCGATAGATTTTTACCAGCAGATGAAAAAAGAGGGGATAAAGCCAATTATTGGAATGGAGGCTTACCTTCATAATCAAGATGATATAGGCGATAAAAGTACACGTCAGCGTTTTCACCTCTGTCTTTATGCAAAAAATGAGATTGGTTATAAAAACCTGATGTATCTAAGCTCTCAAGCATACATTAACGGCTTTTACTACTATCCTCGTATTAACAAAAAGTTGCTTCGTGAGCATAGTGAAGGGTTGATATGCTCATCAGCCTGTCTGCAGGGTGAAGTAAACTGGCATATGAATCTGAGTGAAAGAAATGTCAAGTTTGGCGCAAAAGGGTATGAAAAAGCAAAAGAGATAGCACTGGAATATAAAGAGATTTTTGGCGATGATTTCTACCTTGAATTGATGCGTCACGGTATAGGTGATCAGCATGCTATTGATGAGCAGGTTATTAGACTAAGTATTGAAACAGGGATCAAAATAGTAGCTACAAATGATACACACTATCTATATCCGGATGATGCAGAGCCTCATGAAGCGTTTATGTGTATAGCTATGAACAAACTCTATGATGATCCAAATCGTTTGCGCCACTCAGTTCATGAGTTTTATCTCAAATCGCCAGAAGAGATGGCTGAACTTTATGCCGATATTCCTGAAGCTTTGGAAAACACACAAGAGATTGCTGATAAGTGTAACCTTGAATTAAACCTTGGTAATCCAACTCCTCCAAACTTTAAATTTGCAAGAGAGTATGCTGCCAAAGTTGGTTTGGAAGTGCCTGAACCAGAAGAGCAAAACAGTTTTGCAAATGATGAGGCACTCTTTATTCACGAATGTCGTAAAGGACTTGAAGAGCGTTTGAAATATGTTGATCCTTCACGCCACGAAGAGTATAGAGAGCGTCTGGAAACTGAGATGAAGATCATTAACCAGATGAAATTCCCAGGATATATGTTGATCGTTTGGGATTTCGTGCGTGAAGCAAAAGAGAGAGGAATTCCAGTTGGACCAGGGCGTGGTTCTGCTGCAGGAAGCCTTGTCGCATATGCTCTGAAGATTACCAATATTGATCCAATGAAGTATGATCTTCTATTTGAGCGTTTCTTGAACCCTGAGCGTGTAAGTATGCCCGATATCGATATGGACTTTTGTCAGGCAAGACGGGGTGAGATTATAGATTATGTTGTAGAGAAGTATGGTCGTTTTAATGTTGCACAGGTTATTACTTTTGGTTCTCTTCTTGCCAAGGGAGTTATACGGGATGTTGCACGGGTTCTTGGAGTAAGTTACGCTGAAGCTGATAAGATGGCAAAGCTTATTCCTGATGAACTGGGAATTACTCTTAATGGAAAAGGTAAGGAAGGAACTGACGGGTTTAAACCTGGAGCTTACCAGAAAGAGCCAAAACTTAGAGAACTCATTGAAACAAATCCTACTGCTGCTAGGGTATGGAAGTTTGCATTGGCTCTTGAAGGTCTAAAACGAAATGCCGGTATGCATGCAGCCGGTGTTGTTATCTCTAACGAAGAGTTATGGCACAAAACACCACTCTACAAACCTTCAGGTGAAGATACGCTTGTAACGCAGTATTCACTGAACTTTCTTGAAGATGTCGATTTGATTAAGTTTGACTTTCTTGGTCTTAAAACACTTACCGTAATTGATAATGCTGTTAAGCTTGTTAAAAAACGTCATAACATTGATGTAGATCTTGATAATTTACCGATGGATGACAAAAAAGTTTATGATACGATTCAAAGTGGAGAGACTGTTGGAATGTTCCAGATAGAATCCGGCGGAATGCAGCAGTTAAACTCTAAATTAAAGCCTAGTAACTTTGAAGACCTTGTAGCGGTACTTGCACTATATCGTCCTGGTCCTATGGAATCAGGGATGCTTGATGATTTCATTGAGCGTAAGCATGGACGGCAAGAAATTACCTATATGTTCCCGCAGCTTGAGGATATTCTTAAGCCAACTTATGGTGTCATTGTTTACCAAGAGCAGGTTATGCAGATTGTTCAGACAATCGGTGGTTTTAGTCTTGGTAAAGCAGATATTGTCCGCCGTGCGATGGGTAAGAAGAAGTTTGACTTGATGCAAAAATATAAAGAGGAGTTTGCACAGGGAGCAAAAGCTCAAGGGCTTGATTATGACAAAGCGGCAGAACTTTTTGACTTGATTGAAAAATTTGCTGGTTACGGTTTTAACAAGTCTCACTCAGCAGCTTATGCAATGGTTACCTACCAGACAGCTTGGCTGAAAACCCACTATCCGGCTGAATTTATGGCAGCGCTTTTAACAAGCGAAAAAGATAATACCGACAAAGTTGTCAAGTATATTGATGAGGTTAAGCGTCTTGGTATTAAGTTACTGGCTCCAGATATTAACAGATCAGCACTAGAGTTTACACCAGATAGTAATGACGATGAAGAGAATGAAGTTATTCTATTTGGACTAGGAGCAATTAAAGGTGTTGGAGAAGCTGCTGTAAAGAGTATTTTAGAGGCAAGAGAGAAGGGACCATTTGAGTCATTAAATGATTTTGTATCTCGTATCGATACTCAGAAGGTAAACAAAAAAGTCATTGAATCTATGATCAAAGCTGGTGCGCTAGATAGCTTTGGTTATAGCCGTCGTGCACTGCTTGAGTCGATAGATGCAATTATAGAAGCTATGCATGAATCAGCAAGAGCGCAGCAGATGGCTGTTGGTTCACTTTTTGGCGACGATGAAGAGATGGTAAATATCAAAGTAGATATTATGCCTATGGATGAGTATGATCAAAAGTCTATACTTGAGCTTGAAAAGGAGTCTTTAGGTTTTTATGTTTCTGGTCACCCTTTAGACCCATTCCGTGATGAACTTTCTAAAATAGACTATACTCTCTCTAGTGACATGGATCAGATTGCTGATGGCTCAGATGCTCTTTTAATAGGCAAAGTAGAAGAGATAACTACAAAGATAAGTAAAAAGGGTAATAAGTTCGGTATTGCTAACGTAATGGACCTTCATGGCAACATTGAGATTACACTTTTTGAGAGACAGCTTGAACAGCTTGAGGGTATGAATCTTGATGAACCGATAGGATTTAAAGTCTCCATTACAAGAGATGGAGATTTTACACGAATGCGTGTCCACAAAATTATGGAACTTAAAGCGTGTAAAAAAGAGAAAGTAGAGACACGTATGGTTGAAAAACCAGAAGAGCCTATGATAATTCGCCTAAATCTAGATCACGAAAAGATGAGAATTTTAGAAGAGATTTACAGACTTGCACAGAGTCATCCAGGCAGAAAACCTCTTAAACTATTACTATGTTCAAAACTGCAAGATGTAGAGATTGAATCATCAATTTACGTTAATGAGCAGATGGAAGAGCGGCTTAAAGAGATGGAAGAAGTAGAGATTTTAGCATCAGCTTAGGTTTATTAAGAATATAGAATCCCTTAATAAAGGGATTCTATAAATTATCAAAAATCAAATATTACATTTTAAGTCTTCTCAAAAGGAAGAACTATCTTAAACTGTTTTGGTTTAGCTTGTACTTCCAGTTTACCACCGTGTGCTTCAACAATCTGCCTTGAAAGAATTAATCCAAGACCGTGTCCTTTTGTTTTTGTGGTTTGGAATGCTTCAAATAGGCGTTCAGGGTTTTCCAATGCTATACCGCTATCTTCAATTATAAAGATTATCTGATTCTCTTGAATTTCTGTTTTGACCCAAACATCTCCAACATCACTTTCGTCTTCTTCAATTGCATCAATTGCATTGAAAAGCAGGTTTTGAAGAGCTAGTGAGAGCAGTCCTAAGTCTGCTTCTATTGTTAGAGTTGGAAGATTATAATGAAACTGTATATCTTTAGTATAGCTGTAAGATGCTACTGCTGCACGGCACTCTTTTTCTAGACGTTCTAGAGTTATTTGAGTTAAGTGTGGTTGAACTCCTTTTGAGTACATTAGTGTTGTTTTGATGATCCTCTCAACTCGAAACAGGGAACGTCTTATCTCATCAACAATTGGTTGATTTTTTGGTACTACACGTTTTGCCAGTGAAGAGGCAAGTAGGGCAATTGAACCTATTGGGTTTCTGATTTCGTGTGCAAGGTGTGCTGCCATTTGCCCCATCGATGCAAGTCTCTCTTTTCGTTTTTGTTCTGTAATATCTGTAGCACTTATGATTTTTTTGTCATCATTATGTGTTGATTTTATGAGAAAGTAGCGTCCATCAAATGCAACTTCTGTCTCTTCTAGCTTTGAAGGAAGCATTTGAAGAAGTCCATCTAGAGCTTCTGCTTCACTGTTTTGTAAAAAGATAGAACCATCTTTATTTATAACCCACAAGGCATTGGGCAGTGCTTCGATGATCTGTTTTATGAGGCTTTGAAGCTGGTTATAAGAGTTTGTAAGGGTTATGTACTCTTTCTCTACACTGTAAGTCTGTTCTATTAGGTTTTGTAATTGAGATAATAGTGTCTCTTTTTCATCATCTCCCAAAGACTTTGGAAGTTTGAACTCATTCATATGGCGATATCCTTAATAATTTTTCAAAATCTTTTAAGTCAAAACAGAGAAGTGTTGGATCATTTGAGTTTTTAAGCTCTTTGCTAAATCCGCTTTTAGAAAAGAGGGCAAGGTAATCTGGATTAAGTCCTGACTTTTCACATTTTGATTTAAGTTTACTGACAAGACTTTTGCACACTTTGCTTCTTTTCCATTTACACTCTCCAATAATCATACGGTTGTTTTTGGTTTTTGCAAGTAAATCAAATTCATTATGCCTATCCCAGTAAGTTCCCTTTTCAGATACGGGATCTTTTTTTTCAAATGTCTGTTTAATCAAGGCGTTGGATAGTTCTTCAAAAGTGAAACTTACATATCTGTCAAATGAAGTTTCAAGTGAAATAAAAAAAGGTTCAAACTCTCCTTTCTCAATCTCTTTTGCGTGAGGTTCAACAAATGTGTACCAAAATCTGTAAAAAGGGTGGGTAAATTTTATTTTTGCTTGAACTGTGTATCTACGCTCTTCTTTTTTCTTTTTTTGTCCTGGCAGTTTAACTGGTGGTGTTTCACGAGAGAGCTCTTTATGCAGCATTCCTATTTGGCTAAGTAGCTGGTATGTTTCATAGCCTCTTGATCTTGATAATCTTGCACGTTTAAATACATTGATTGTTTTACCATCTGATGTGGCAACAGCACAAAGCATTCTACGGCTCTCATCAGTCAAGCTTACAGGAGGCAAAATTTTGGTTTTTAAAAAATTGAAATTGACTAAAATATTTGAGTGGATAGATTCAAACAGTGAGTCACTGAAGTTTAGAGTAGTATATTTTTCAAGACCACCAAATACGGCATAATGCTCAATTAACTGCTCTATCTCCAAATGTGGAAAATGTTGGTAAAAGTAGCGAAATTTTTCTATAATTTCTCTTCCTTCCTTTAATCTTTAACTATTATAACATATCGTGGTAAAATAAGAGTATGAGTAATTTAGAAATCGAACGAAAATTTTTACTGTATCCTTGTTCTATGAAACGCTTCCTCAAAAAAGAGGGGCTGGATTGGAAGGCTGTTAAAATTGAACAGTTTTATCTTTTAGCAGGTGAAAATGGTGCAGAGCGTTATCGTAAATATGGTAACAAATATATCAAAACTATCAAGAGAGGCTCTGGACTTATCAGAGAAGAGAGAGAGGTAGAAATATCTAAAACTCTTTATGAAGAAGCAAAACGTCAAAATAGCGGTGGAGTAATTAAAAAGATTAGACGAGTTGTAAAATTTGATGAACATACTTTTGAAATAGATAGTTTTAAAAATCCTTTTAAGGGTTTCAATCTGCTTGAAGTAGAGTTTAAAAGTGAGGCTGATGCAAAAGCATTTGAACTGCCTGATATATTTAAAGAGATTTTAGTTGCTGAAGTAACTGAAAATAGAGACTTTACCAATGGAGCTTTATCTAGGTCTATGAAGCTTCCTTCTATTGAGACAGATTTAAAAGATATTTTTGCTCAAGTAGACAAAAGAGAGGATTTTTTAAAAGCCTCTACAAATGTAGTCTTTAATGCTTATGAGAGTGGTTCTCATGCTGTTAAAGCCCTTGTTTATACACTGTTAAAGACTATAGAAGCTAATCGTGATGCGATTTTGCATAAAGAGTATGAACCTGAAAGGTTGCATCAACTTAGAGTAGCAATGCGTAAACTAAGAGCACTGCTTTCTCAAATGAAACCTCTTTTTTCTCCTACTTGGCGTGATGAGCATAAAGAGAAACTTGCTTATTTGATGCGTCAAACAGGCAGTCAGCGAGATATAGATGTTTATCTTGAAGCAATTCCAAACTACAAGCAGATGTTGCCTAAAGATCTTCAAGATGGATTGGATGCTTTGGAAGATTATCTTACTCAAAAGTCTAAAGAGAGTAAAGATGAGTTGATTAACTTTTTACAAAGTGATCCTTTTAATAAAGAGATAGAGACTCTTTTTGAATTTTGTCATAATGAAGAGAGTATAGGGCTTTCTAAAAGAAGCAGTGGTCCTGTTATCATTGAAGTAAAGCATGCATTGCGTAAACGGTATAAACGTATATTGAAAAAAGGGAATGCTTTAAATAAAAACTCTTTGGCAGATGAGTATCATCTTTTACGCATAGATGTAAAAAAACTTCGATATATGATAGAGTTTTTTTCTTCTTTGTTTAATAAAGATGCTTATGATAAGATGCTTAAACGGCTTAAAACAATTCAGTCGATTTTAGGGGAACATCAAGACTTGGAAGTTCAAAGTCAGCATCTTAAAGAGTTAAGTCAGCTTCCAGAATTGCATAATGACAAAACTATGGCTGCTTTGAATGAGTTGCGTAAAACAATGGCGCAAATGGAAGAGCAAAAGCGTCTTGAATTTAGAGATACATTTAAACTTTTTGCAAAAACAGAAGATCTTTTCTTGGAGATGATCTGTAAATTTTAAAGGATCATTATTATGCCTTCAAGCTCTCTTTACATTATTTCAAAAGAGCCACAAGCAGGGAGCTTGTTTATTGCTATTGGGCTAATGGAAATTTTGAAGCGTAGTTATAAACGTGTTGCCGTTTTTAAACCTGTTGTTTTACAGAAAAAAGATGAAGATGTTAAAACTATTTTAAATATTTTCAATTTAGACCAATCTTTAGAAGATGGTTGTGGCATAACTCTTAAAAAAGCAGAAGAGTTGTTTGCATATGGAGAAAAAGCGAAACTTTATGAAGATTTGATTACTAGTTTTGAATCTCTTTGCAGTAAGTATGATTTTGTTTTATGTTTAGGATTTAGCAACCAACATTTTAAAGAGATAATAGATTTTGATTTGAATCTGCAAATTGCAAAAAACTTCTCCTCATCAATAGTTGGTGTTATAAGTGCAAAAGATAAAACGGTTGAGTCTATAGGTGAAGAGCTTCTACTTTGGGAGAGAGGTTTAAAAGAGGAGGAGCTTAAACCATTTGCATTTTTTATCAATCATATGAAAGACAAACTCTCTTGTGAGGTAAACAGTATCAAGCCTTTTAAAGAGATTCCCTGTTTTCCTATTCCTTACGAAAAAGAGTTAGACAAACCAACTATTCTTGATTTTTTAGATGTCAGTGGTGGTGAAGTTTTAAATATTAAAGATGAGAGAAAGCTTGAACAGACAATAAATAAACCACTGATCGCTGCAATGCATCCTGAACACTTTCTAGATCATTTTGAAGATGGCGATTTGGTTATAGTTCCTGCAGACAGAAGTGACATACTGCTTACAGTAATGGCCGCTAATCAGACCAAAGGCTTTCCAAGTGCTTCTGCAGTTGTAATAGGGGGACAAGCTCCAATCTCTAAAAATATTTTAAAACTGCTATCTTCAAATGATAACTTTAATGTTGTACTTATAAAGGTGCCTTTGGATACTATGCAAATTTCTATGCAGGCACTTAAAAGTGTAGCTAGAATAACTTTCAAACATAGAAGAAAAGTAGCATTGGCATTAGGGCATTTTGCAAAGTATGTAGATACAGAACTCATTGAAAAATCCCTTGCAAAGAGTAGTGTAAATATATTAACCCCTGCAATGTTTCAACATAGACTGTTTGCTCGTGCTTCAAAACATAAGGTACGTATTGTTTTGCCTGAAAGTATGGATGAGAGGATTTTAAGAGCTGCTGAAATAGTCCATAGACGTAATCTTGCCAATATTATTTTACTTGGAAAAAAAGAGACTATTTGTAATAATGGCAAAGCTTTAGGGATTAATTTGGATGGACTAGAGTTTATAAATCCACAAGATAAAAACCTTCTAGAAAAGTTTACGCAAAATTTGTATGAACTTCGCAAAGAAAAAGGGATAACCATTGAAGCTGCTAGAGATAGAATGAAAAACTGGACCTATTTTGCCACAATGATGGTTGAGCAGGGGTTGGCAGATGCTATGGTTGCAGGGGCTTCTCATTCAACAGCTGAAACTGTTCTTCCAGCTTTACAAATTATAAAGACCAAACCCGGCATAGAGATAGTCTCTAGTATCTTTTTTATGTGTCTTGATACAAAAGTTTTGGTTTATGGTGATTGTGCCATTGTTCCAGACCCAAACCCTAAAGAGTTGGCTCAGATAGCTGTAGAGTCTGCTTTGAGTGCTAAGGCGTTTGGTATAGAGTCGATTGTTGCTATGCTTTCATACTCAAGCGGAGAGAGTGGAAAAGGTGAGGATGTAGAAAAGGTTCGTGAAGCAGTAAAGATCGCTAACAGTATGCGTCCTGATCTTTTAATAGAAGGTCCCATACAGTACGATGCGGCGATAGATCCGGAAGTTGGTAAAAAAAAGATGCCCGGAAGTAGGGTAGCAGGTCGCGCTACTGTCTTTATTTTTCCAGATTTAAATACAGGTAACAATACATACAAAGCTGTTCAAAGATCAACAAATGCCATTGCAATAGGTCCTGTTTTGCAAGGTTTAAGAAAGCCTGTAAATGATTTAAGCAGAGGGTGCAGTGTAGAAGATATTGTCAGCACTATAGCTATAACAGCAGTTCAGGCACAACAGTTATGAAAATTTTAGTTTTAAATGCAGGAAGTTCATCTTTAAAATATAGACTTTTTAAAGATTTAAAAGAGTTGGTTTCAGGTCAAATTGAGCATATTGGTGAAGATAGCGGAGTTAAAAACCATTATGAAGCTCTTTTACAGGTAGAAAAAGAGTTGACTTTTCGTGGACAAATGAGTTTTAAAGAGTTAGATGCCATAGGTCATAGGGTGGTTCACGGTGGAGAGAAGTTTACAGAGCCGGTGAAGATTAATGACAATGTAATAGAGGCAATTAAGGAAGTTTCATCCTTAGCTCCACTTCACAATCCGGCAAATCTTCAGGGAATTTTGATGATGAGAAAGCTTTTACCAAATATTCCGCAAGTAGTAGTGTTTGATACTGCTTTTCATCAAACAATGGAGCCGGAAGCTTATCTTTATGCCATCCCTTATGAACTGTATGAGAAGTATGGTATTCGTCGTTATGGATTTCACGGTACATCCCATGCATTTGTAGCAAAAAAGGCTTCAAAGCTTCTGAACAAACCATTAAAAAATCTAAATCTCATTACCATTCATCTTGGAAATGGTGCAAGTGTATGTGCTATTAAAGAGGGGAAAAGTATTGAAACATCTATGGGATTTACACCTCTTGAGGGTTTGGTAATGGGAACAAGAAGTGGAGATACTGACCCTGAAATTCCTCTCTTTTTACAAAAGGTTGGTTTAAATGCTGATACAGTTTTAAATAAACAGAGTGGTTTGAAAGGAATTTGTGGTCAAAATGATATGCGAGAAGTAGAAAAGTTGGCTCTTAAAGGAGATGAAAAAGCCAAGTTGGCAATAAAGATTTTTGTACATAGAATTAAAAAATATATTGGAGCTTATAGCGCACTTCTTGGAAGGGTAGATGCAGTTATCTTTACTGCAGGAATTGGAGAGCATAGTTTACTTATTAGATCATTAGTTTGTGATGGTTTAGAGCCTATGGGAATGATTTTAGAGCAAGAACGAAATAAAAAAAATGAGAC
The genomic region above belongs to Hydrogenimonas thermophila and contains:
- a CDS encoding DUF234 domain-containing protein → MEIEQLIEHYAVFGGLEKYTTLNFSDSLFESIHSNILVNFNFLKTKILPPVSLTDESRRMLCAVATSDGKTINVFKRARLSRSRGYETYQLLSQIGMLHKELSRETPPVKLPGQKKKKEERRYTVQAKIKFTHPFYRFWYTFVEPHAKEIEKGEFEPFFISLETSFDRYVSFTFEELSNALIKQTFEKKDPVSEKGTYWDRHNEFDLLAKTKNNRMIIGECKWKRSKVCKSLVSKLKSKCEKSGLNPDYLALFSKSGFSKELKNSNDPTLLCFDLKDFEKLLRISPYE
- a CDS encoding CHAD domain-containing protein, whose product is MSNLEIERKFLLYPCSMKRFLKKEGLDWKAVKIEQFYLLAGENGAERYRKYGNKYIKTIKRGSGLIREEREVEISKTLYEEAKRQNSGGVIKKIRRVVKFDEHTFEIDSFKNPFKGFNLLEVEFKSEADAKAFELPDIFKEILVAEVTENRDFTNGALSRSMKLPSIETDLKDIFAQVDKREDFLKASTNVVFNAYESGSHAVKALVYTLLKTIEANRDAILHKEYEPERLHQLRVAMRKLRALLSQMKPLFSPTWRDEHKEKLAYLMRQTGSQRDIDVYLEAIPNYKQMLPKDLQDGLDALEDYLTQKSKESKDELINFLQSDPFNKEIETLFEFCHNEESIGLSKRSSGPVIIEVKHALRKRYKRILKKGNALNKNSLADEYHLLRIDVKKLRYMIEFFSSLFNKDAYDKMLKRLKTIQSILGEHQDLEVQSQHLKELSQLPELHNDKTMAALNELRKTMAQMEEQKRLEFRDTFKLFAKTEDLFLEMICKF
- a CDS encoding Uma2 family endonuclease; this translates as MGALRVEDIYPRYTYDDYINWEDRWELINGIAYSMAPAPTIKHQKISNNIAWELNNIFKDCSFCTATIFVDWKISEDTIVQPDNLVICHKPKNEKYLTKAPVIIFEILSKSTAKKDLTVKFELYEKEGVKYYCIVNPDDEVAKVYELKDGKYIKAGDFSDERFKFKIDKCDDLKEFDFSKIW
- a CDS encoding acetate/propionate family kinase, whose product is MKILVLNAGSSSLKYRLFKDLKELVSGQIEHIGEDSGVKNHYEALLQVEKELTFRGQMSFKELDAIGHRVVHGGEKFTEPVKINDNVIEAIKEVSSLAPLHNPANLQGILMMRKLLPNIPQVVVFDTAFHQTMEPEAYLYAIPYELYEKYGIRRYGFHGTSHAFVAKKASKLLNKPLKNLNLITIHLGNGASVCAIKEGKSIETSMGFTPLEGLVMGTRSGDTDPEIPLFLQKVGLNADTVLNKQSGLKGICGQNDMREVEKLALKGDEKAKLAIKIFVHRIKKYIGAYSALLGRVDAVIFTAGIGEHSLLIRSLVCDGLEPMGMILEQERNKKNETFISTDNSMVKLMVIPTNEELEIAHQTEMALRDD
- the pta gene encoding phosphate acetyltransferase, which gives rise to MPSSSLYIISKEPQAGSLFIAIGLMEILKRSYKRVAVFKPVVLQKKDEDVKTILNIFNLDQSLEDGCGITLKKAEELFAYGEKAKLYEDLITSFESLCSKYDFVLCLGFSNQHFKEIIDFDLNLQIAKNFSSSIVGVISAKDKTVESIGEELLLWERGLKEEELKPFAFFINHMKDKLSCEVNSIKPFKEIPCFPIPYEKELDKPTILDFLDVSGGEVLNIKDERKLEQTINKPLIAAMHPEHFLDHFEDGDLVIVPADRSDILLTVMAANQTKGFPSASAVVIGGQAPISKNILKLLSSNDNFNVVLIKVPLDTMQISMQALKSVARITFKHRRKVALALGHFAKYVDTELIEKSLAKSSVNILTPAMFQHRLFARASKHKVRIVLPESMDERILRAAEIVHRRNLANIILLGKKETICNNGKALGINLDGLEFINPQDKNLLEKFTQNLYELRKEKGITIEAARDRMKNWTYFATMMVEQGLADAMVAGASHSTAETVLPALQIIKTKPGIEIVSSIFFMCLDTKVLVYGDCAIVPDPNPKELAQIAVESALSAKAFGIESIVAMLSYSSGESGKGEDVEKVREAVKIANSMRPDLLIEGPIQYDAAIDPEVGKKKMPGSRVAGRATVFIFPDLNTGNNTYKAVQRSTNAIAIGPVLQGLRKPVNDLSRGCSVEDIVSTIAITAVQAQQL
- the dnaE gene encoding DNA polymerase III subunit alpha gives rise to the protein MKPRFTHLHLHTEYSLLDGANKISKLAGRLKELGMDSVAITDHGNMFGAIDFYQQMKKEGIKPIIGMEAYLHNQDDIGDKSTRQRFHLCLYAKNEIGYKNLMYLSSQAYINGFYYYPRINKKLLREHSEGLICSSACLQGEVNWHMNLSERNVKFGAKGYEKAKEIALEYKEIFGDDFYLELMRHGIGDQHAIDEQVIRLSIETGIKIVATNDTHYLYPDDAEPHEAFMCIAMNKLYDDPNRLRHSVHEFYLKSPEEMAELYADIPEALENTQEIADKCNLELNLGNPTPPNFKFAREYAAKVGLEVPEPEEQNSFANDEALFIHECRKGLEERLKYVDPSRHEEYRERLETEMKIINQMKFPGYMLIVWDFVREAKERGIPVGPGRGSAAGSLVAYALKITNIDPMKYDLLFERFLNPERVSMPDIDMDFCQARRGEIIDYVVEKYGRFNVAQVITFGSLLAKGVIRDVARVLGVSYAEADKMAKLIPDELGITLNGKGKEGTDGFKPGAYQKEPKLRELIETNPTAARVWKFALALEGLKRNAGMHAAGVVISNEELWHKTPLYKPSGEDTLVTQYSLNFLEDVDLIKFDFLGLKTLTVIDNAVKLVKKRHNIDVDLDNLPMDDKKVYDTIQSGETVGMFQIESGGMQQLNSKLKPSNFEDLVAVLALYRPGPMESGMLDDFIERKHGRQEITYMFPQLEDILKPTYGVIVYQEQVMQIVQTIGGFSLGKADIVRRAMGKKKFDLMQKYKEEFAQGAKAQGLDYDKAAELFDLIEKFAGYGFNKSHSAAYAMVTYQTAWLKTHYPAEFMAALLTSEKDNTDKVVKYIDEVKRLGIKLLAPDINRSALEFTPDSNDDEENEVILFGLGAIKGVGEAAVKSILEAREKGPFESLNDFVSRIDTQKVNKKVIESMIKAGALDSFGYSRRALLESIDAIIEAMHESARAQQMAVGSLFGDDEEMVNIKVDIMPMDEYDQKSILELEKESLGFYVSGHPLDPFRDELSKIDYTLSSDMDQIADGSDALLIGKVEEITTKISKKGNKFGIANVMDLHGNIEITLFERQLEQLEGMNLDEPIGFKVSITRDGDFTRMRVHKIMELKACKKEKVETRMVEKPEEPMIIRLNLDHEKMRILEEIYRLAQSHPGRKPLKLLLCSKLQDVEIESSIYVNEQMEERLKEMEEVEILASA
- a CDS encoding sensor histidine kinase, coding for MNEFKLPKSLGDDEKETLLSQLQNLIEQTYSVEKEYITLTNSYNQLQSLIKQIIEALPNALWVINKDGSIFLQNSEAEALDGLLQMLPSKLEETEVAFDGRYFLIKSTHNDDKKIISATDITEQKRKERLASMGQMAAHLAHEIRNPIGSIALLASSLAKRVVPKNQPIVDEIRRSLFRVERIIKTTLMYSKGVQPHLTQITLERLEKECRAAVASYSYTKDIQFHYNLPTLTIEADLGLLSLALQNLLFNAIDAIEEDESDVGDVWVKTEIQENQIIFIIEDSGIALENPERLFEAFQTTKTKGHGLGLILSRQIVEAHGGKLEVQAKPKQFKIVLPFEKT